A region from the Candidatus Electrothrix scaldis genome encodes:
- a CDS encoding alkaline phosphatase D family protein, whose product MWKKFTKDNLEHKNERPWPNPRLKTASIVGHTTTNTCRLWVRTGREGTFTLFYFPLKHPDAGECFDALAEVPFDPQQLPANTISEEVTVRWATDTTVVFDLDNLSAKTSYQYVVADLSTDAPRIILGQDIPLSFQTLPEKEKTFSFALYSCHMPYKKTPFDVISRIFTTPQVKGIEMWDYLNAMLIRHRSQDLRFVLAGGDQVYTDGVDDLNIWRLLNSRMRKKDGQLYPDEQTMQGWYRDIYRGYWGFPQVRRVFSNFPMYMMWDDHELMDGWGSRYLTGENAEKDEMPLIFPSYEEKGLTYQDCRTMLSRMESAAKAIYEEYQHAHNPVTEPGVYDYGFLHDRAAFYMLDGRGNRDINRASHRILGKEQLNRFRSWVEELDSEVKFLFVNAAVPVLHVNPLFFKPLSEHGEPIVQEHLRLDDHIDDIRDAWEHPLHAEERKALLEILFAAAKRGLRVCILSGDVHAAAAFRMIDPDSKAMIYQLTSSAITYNTPRFLSWTAGLVIPDKGKTSDGYKYKRLARYIKSNFSLIKVDQEKGEVTFQIYGEQETEHPSRGVAIPMTHSLAKLELRFD is encoded by the coding sequence ATGTGGAAAAAATTCACCAAAGATAATCTTGAGCATAAAAACGAGCGTCCCTGGCCCAATCCCCGCCTGAAAACCGCATCCATCGTGGGACATACCACAACCAACACCTGCCGTCTTTGGGTCCGAACTGGCCGCGAGGGAACTTTTACCCTGTTTTACTTTCCTCTAAAGCATCCAGATGCAGGCGAGTGTTTCGATGCTCTTGCCGAAGTACCCTTTGATCCGCAACAGCTTCCAGCCAACACAATCAGTGAGGAAGTGACAGTTAGGTGGGCAACCGACACTACCGTCGTGTTTGATCTGGATAACCTCTCCGCCAAGACAAGCTATCAGTATGTTGTCGCTGACCTGAGTACTGACGCTCCCCGGATAATTTTAGGACAGGATATCCCTCTTTCATTCCAGACCCTTCCAGAAAAGGAAAAAACATTTTCCTTTGCCTTGTATTCCTGCCATATGCCCTACAAAAAAACGCCTTTCGATGTGATCAGCAGGATCTTTACCACCCCTCAGGTAAAGGGGATTGAGATGTGGGATTATCTCAACGCCATGCTCATACGACATCGCAGCCAGGACCTCCGCTTTGTGCTTGCCGGTGGCGATCAGGTCTATACTGATGGTGTGGATGACCTGAATATCTGGCGCCTTCTCAATAGTCGTATGCGTAAGAAAGACGGTCAGCTGTACCCTGATGAGCAAACCATGCAGGGCTGGTATCGGGATATCTACCGTGGATATTGGGGTTTCCCGCAGGTTAGGCGCGTCTTTTCCAACTTCCCTATGTACATGATGTGGGATGACCATGAGCTCATGGATGGTTGGGGTTCCCGTTATCTCACCGGAGAAAATGCGGAGAAGGACGAAATGCCTCTCATCTTTCCCAGCTACGAGGAAAAAGGCCTCACCTACCAGGATTGCCGTACCATGCTCTCCAGGATGGAATCAGCAGCCAAGGCTATTTATGAGGAGTACCAGCATGCTCATAACCCTGTTACTGAGCCTGGAGTATATGATTACGGTTTTCTCCATGATCGTGCAGCTTTTTACATGCTTGATGGGCGCGGAAACAGAGACATTAACCGAGCCAGCCATCGCATTCTCGGTAAAGAGCAACTGAATCGCTTCCGTAGTTGGGTTGAAGAGCTGGACAGTGAGGTCAAATTCCTTTTTGTCAATGCCGCCGTACCGGTGCTGCACGTCAATCCTCTATTCTTTAAACCTCTTTCCGAGCATGGAGAACCCATAGTGCAGGAGCATCTGCGGTTGGATGACCATATTGATGATATCCGCGATGCCTGGGAGCATCCTTTGCACGCCGAAGAACGGAAGGCTCTGCTAGAGATCCTCTTTGCCGCTGCCAAACGCGGGCTCCGGGTATGCATCTTAAGCGGAGATGTCCATGCCGCAGCCGCCTTTCGTATGATCGATCCTGACAGCAAGGCCATGATTTATCAGCTGACCTCCAGTGCCATAACCTATAACACCCCAAGATTTTTGAGCTGGACAGCAGGCTTGGTTATTCCTGACAAGGGAAAAACCAGCGACGGGTATAAGTACAAACGATTAGCCCGATATATCAAAAGTAATTTCTCTCTGATCAAGGTTGATCAGGAAAAGGGAGAAGTAACTTTTCAGATCTACGGGGAGCAGGAAACAGAGCATCCTTCCAGAGGTGTAGCAATCCCTATGACCCATTCCCTTGCCAAGCTGGAACTGCGTTTTGATTGA